A window of Nitrospirota bacterium genomic DNA:
GTATGAGGTCCTGATCAGACCAGAGCAGATGGTTCGTATTACTGATCTTCTTTGTTCTGCCATCGACAGTCGATATTTCAGCGACACGTGTTCCGAGGATTTCCTGCAGCAGGGGATGCCTGAGCGCCTCCCGCATGATCTGAGCCAGCTCCAAAGCCGTTGTATACTGACCGGGCCCTGGAAGACCGTTTGGGTTAATGAACCGGGTATTGTACAGACCGAGAGAAGCCGCCTTCATGTTCATAAGTTCTACAAAACCCTCTTCAGAGCCTGCCACAGCCTCGGCTAATGCAACGGCAGCATCATTTGCTGATCTGATCAGTGCCGCATGGAGCAATGCCTTGATCGTTAAGGTAAAGCCAGGCCGGAGTCCTACCTTCGTGGGAGGTGCGGCAGCTGCCCGCGCGCTCACCGTGACTATATCATCGGGACGCATCCTGTCGAGCACCACCAGCGCAGTCATCAGTTTCGTCGTGCTTGCGGGAAAAAGCCTGAGTTCGGGATTCTTTGCGAAGAGAACCCTGCCTGTTCCAGCCTCCATTACGACCGCTCCCCTCGCCTTTATCTCTTCTCCGAAGGCCGTGGAAACAGATAGCAAAAGGCAGAACGCCAGGGACAAAAAGGCGGAAAGAACTGATGCAGTGATTTTTTTTATCTCGGTTATATGTCTCATAGTCAAAAGTCTTACAATTAATTTCATCGGCATCTTCCCGTTGATACGCACTATATAAAGTGTACCCATTTCATACAGTGAATTGCAATAAAATGCCGATAACCCGAGCTAAAATAATTATGGCATCAATGCTATATAATCCGTGAGCTATAATCTGCAAAATGAATAAAGATAATTAGAAAAAAAACAGTGTGCAGAGAAAAATAAATAACGCTGCATAGCTCAAAAAATCTCAGTTACCCTGTTATCCCCATTACGGAGGGCATTTACCGCAGACTGAGGCAAAGAGCGTGGTGCTCAGATAGCGGTCACCGCGGTCAGGGAGAATGACGACTATGATACCTTTCTTCAACTGCTCAGCCATTCTCAGGGCTCCGAACATTGCAGCGCCGCTGCTCATGCCGACGAATAGCCCTTCCTTGACCGCGAGCTTGCGGGTAGTCTCAAAGGCGTCCTCGTCATTCACATTGATCTTCTCGTCTATTGCCGAACTGTTATAGATCTTCGGCACAATAGATTCCTGCATGTTCTTCAGCCCCTGAATGCGGTGGCCCAGAAGCGGCTCCACACCCACGATCCTGATATTTTTATTGAACTCCTTCAGCCTCCGGCCAGCTCCCATGATCGTACCGGTCGTGCCCATGCCGGAGACAAACATATCCAGTTTGCCGCCTGTCTGCTCAATAATCTCTTTACCGGTTGTCTCGTAATGCGCCCTGATGTTTGAGTTATTGTCGAACTGGTTCGGCATGAAATAGTCCTTCGGATGCTCACTGACTATCTTGCGCGCAAGGCGTATCGCTCCGTCAGTGCCTTCGTTGCCCGGGCTGAGCAGAAGCTCCGCACCAAAGGCCTCGAGCACTTTCCTCCGTTCAAGGCTCACACACTCAGGCATCACCAGTTTCACCCGGTACCCTTTTGCTGCGCCGACCATGGCAAGGCCTATACCCGTATTGCCAGAGGTCGCCTCAAGAATCGTGTCGCCTTTTTTAATCAGGCCGGCATCTTCGGCGTCCTTTATCATGTAATGGGCGATCCGGTCCTTGACCGAGCCTCCAGGGTTGTTGCCTTCAAGCTTTGCGAAAATTTCCACTTCCGGCATAGGATTGATCACCTCAATCTTTACCAGAGGCGTGTTGCCGATGCAGTCGATGACGCTCATTTCCCCCCCGATATCTCTTTAAGGTTTTCACAGGCATTTTTATTGCCCTGCTCGCAGGCATACTTAAAATCAGCCATTGCCTTGTTCAGATACGCAATACCCCGGGACATATAGGCGTTGCTGTCGCTCGGCTTCAGCGAAAGCACCTTATTGTAATCCTCGATCGCAAGGTCATATTTGCCCATTCCGCGGTACGCTATGCCGCGATTGTAGTATGCCTCGACAAGCTTGGGGC
This region includes:
- a CDS encoding D-alanyl-D-alanine carboxypeptidase, producing MKLIVRLLTMRHITEIKKITASVLSAFLSLAFCLLLSVSTAFGEEIKARGAVVMEAGTGRVLFAKNPELRLFPASTTKLMTALVVLDRMRPDDIVTVSARAAAAPPTKVGLRPGFTLTIKALLHAALIRSANDAAVALAEAVAGSEEGFVELMNMKAASLGLYNTRFINPNGLPGPGQYTTALELAQIMREALRHPLLQEILGTRVAEISTVDGRTKKISNTNHLLWSDQDLILGKTGYTRDARHCFVSARD
- the cysK gene encoding cysteine synthase A; amino-acid sequence: MSVIDCIGNTPLVKIEVINPMPEVEIFAKLEGNNPGGSVKDRIAHYMIKDAEDAGLIKKGDTILEATSGNTGIGLAMVGAAKGYRVKLVMPECVSLERRKVLEAFGAELLLSPGNEGTDGAIRLARKIVSEHPKDYFMPNQFDNNSNIRAHYETTGKEIIEQTGGKLDMFVSGMGTTGTIMGAGRRLKEFNKNIRIVGVEPLLGHRIQGLKNMQESIVPKIYNSSAIDEKINVNDEDAFETTRKLAVKEGLFVGMSSGAAMFGALRMAEQLKKGIIVVILPDRGDRYLSTTLFASVCGKCPP